The DNA window CATAATTATAAGTTAAAACAGTATTAGCTATTGTATGCAGCGATGTTTTTGGTTCTCCAACCACCATGGATTTAATAACCTCAACAGTTATTTGTGTCGGGCAGATAGTCTGAAGTCCAAAATGTTGAAATATATTTTCACGCGCAGGATCATATATTCTCGCAACGACCTTCGGTATCTTGAATATCTCCTTTGCAACCTGGCAAACCATTATATTGACATTGTCATCAGGAGTAACGGCAGCTAATGCATCAGCCGTCTCAATCCCAGCCTTTTTAAGCACATCCTGATCTATAGGTACACCTGTTATTGTTATACCGTCAAAATCCGGATCAAGGGCTTTAAAAGACCTACTATCATTATCAACTATAACTACATCATGACCGTCCTCTGACAAAACCTGCGCAAATCTTGCTCCGACTTTCCCACACCCGATTACAATTATTTGCATAACCCTTCCTCCTGTATAATAGCCGTTCGTCAATTTAAATCTGTCCAAAAGGTCGTTTGAACAGTTATTTAAAACTAATAAATTTCATTTTATATTAATTAACTAATATTTGTA is part of the Acetivibrio cellulolyticus CD2 genome and encodes:
- a CDS encoding potassium channel family protein; this encodes MQIIVIGCGKVGARFAQVLSEDGHDVVIVDNDSRSFKALDPDFDGITITGVPIDQDVLKKAGIETADALAAVTPDDNVNIMVCQVAKEIFKIPKVVARIYDPARENIFQHFGLQTICPTQITVEVIKSMVVGEPKTSLHTIANTVLTYNYVKAQNTYFGKKLNSVKLKENSFVFGIIQNGSFYFANEDITINQGDTLVIAQKGR